The nucleotide sequence ATAGTTGGCTCCGTTTGCCTCGCAATTTGAATGCCTTTCTCGAGATGTAATCTCGGAACATTTGCTCGACAGTTTACTCTGGGTATCTCGATGCCGGTGGCGATGACGAAAAGGGGCGGCATCGCCTTCTCCTCGGGATTCCAACTCAACTACGCTCTACCGTGGAACTTGTCGCAGTTCGAACCGACGATAATTCCCGCGAGACACATCAGGGATCTCGATTTGCAGGAAACTTACGTCGCCATTGAGAACCTCTTGGACGAGTAAGTTTGCGCTAATCGCTCCCCGTACGTCGACCCTTAAAGAGGCTCGCCGCGAAAATGTACTTTCCTTCGCAGCTTCAGTGGGAAGTTTGAGGAGAAAACGTTCGGCACGTTTTACCCGGTCGCTTGTGtatgcattaattaaatttgtcgaGAGGAGTGGCGAAACGAGAGGCGCCCGATAAAACTCCCGGCGGATATATATCAATGGTTTCAATTTGCGCGGCACTTAGCCGTCATCGAGATTGACCGAACGAGCGAGTTGTCGCTCTCTCGTTATTCTCTTTCCGCTATTCTTTTGTTCACTCTCATACACACGGCTCGGGGAACAAGCGCGCAATTTCACTCGCCGGGTTTGCGCAATGTTCGGACGGTCGAGAGATTTGAATTTGGAATCGGGAGAACAAATGTCGCGCATTACCGCGCAAAATTGCCCGATGAATCAATAAACACGGTAGACGCGAGAGCAAGTGGGTatgtttctaaataattaactcTGAATTTTCTTGCTATTGATTGTCTCCGATGGCCGCTTGTTGAAATTACATTTCTGCTGAACTACGCGCTAGCTTTCTCTAATTCGCTTTGGGCAAGACTCCAGAAGTGTTTTATCGTCGATACCGAGATTGTCAAAAATAATTCTCAGTGCCAACATTTTTGAGATCTTGTCACGtggcaaaattaattttacgctTTGCTCATcatgtcaataataaaatttatttattttactgtcGGTTTTTTAAAATCATGATTTTATATGCAGATTTAGCtgtcataaatttattaatagggaaatttatatgttttccTATATTCTTATTGATCAGATACCTAAACATGTTCGTCATATTACTCTCTACGGAAGAAAGATTTAAGTTGATTTTAAAGATGTTATCATTGGTTATactattaaattgaaaaaagcgtAAAAGTGTACGGTTCATTTCGCGACGGTTCATTGATTGACGGTCCAGATTGCGCGAAATTCTGCCAATTTTACTTTCGGTGATAAAGAGCGTCTCCTTTCGATCTACACCACTCTCCTTCACTCTACGTAAGTGGGAGTTGGCGTCCGCAGGATCAAAGGGCGACAGGGGTAAAGACGGCGACTCgaacataaattaattggGACATAAGGCAATTACTCCGCTGGGATGCAGGAAAGCGTGCACTGCAGGGGCGTAAGTTACAGGCAAGGAGTTTGCCCCGAGAAATAATAGTAATcgtgtgtaataataataaaaaaaaaaatttttgatcgaAAGGGATAGAGAGTGCAAACGCAGATCGAGATCTGCagttgtgtaaaaaaatccAGTGTTTTTACTCTTTCGTTGCTCGTTGCTCGCGAAAGATTTCAATGGGATGTGTCGCTTTGATAAAATTACCTCGACGTAGAATTAGAATAAGAAAGAGTCGCGGGGCCgcgagaagaagaaggaacgCGGCGAACGATCGAAACGTAAATAACCTACGCTGCAAAATAAGATTCGATGTTGACTCTTCAGACACGGCTGGCGAGATGGCAGGCAGTGCCTTTTGAGGACCATCTGCGAGCTCGGGGAAACGCCTCTCCACAGGACCCAGCAGGATATCCTCGGGGAGGTGATCCACCTAATATTAACGTAAGTCAATTCCGACGTTTCCGGCACTCGTGCGCTTTGACTCGCCGCGAGCGGGATCGATGTACATCCGCGCACTTCCGGAAACGAGATTTATCACCAGGGGAAGAGAGTCGTGAGTAATGAATTCCCTTGGAAGTTTCTAATGGCTGACAGATTTGTTAGGAATAATGTAGAGAATCCACCGAAGGTATTCGTATACGCGAATATACAGCTCGTAAAATGAAGGTTAGTAGCGTAGAAATTTGCATCTCGTTTGTAGCGGATTCTTCTCATCGTGCGTAAAACTAAAGTTCATCTCTTTATAGGCTATGAAGACTTTCGAGTCAAAGAGTTCTACCGAGTTTTATTCTTCTCAACGTAcgtcttcttttcttttacggTCTCGCAGTTAATAAATCgactgcaaataaaattaaagtaatacaatttttttctttaataaaagaaaatacagatccatttttttaaagataattttcagaaatattagcCAGCGACTCAGATTAGGATTTGATATACAGACACGGCAGAATGCGCTTTCCGTTAATTTTCGTGATTCTATCGCTGTGAgtgaaaatgagatttgtttTCGCATGTCcgtgatataaaatactaGACACGTTCCCCGAGACTATGTCGGTTTCGAATATTGCCGTTCGAGAATGCGTGCGAATAGCGAGGGATCCATCGAAACGTGAATATACACACGGAGCAGAGCTTACAGATTTGATACGATTGCGTGGCTACGCGTACATACAGCTGTCTGGACGACCGTAAAATCCGGCCTCATGTTTGGCAGAATCCTAATTGAGCGTCGGTCGAGCAGCAGATGGCTGTTACATCATGTAAAATATTCGCCcgtccgccgcgccggctACAAGCCGTCCTGTAACCAGAAGCCACGAAATTTGCTATTCCAAACGCGCCCACGCCCGCGTATGTTCGAAGGAAATTGCGCCCGAGCTAACACCGGCGCGGTAATTACGCGACTAAGTCTAGCGCGTGTACATTGAGTTTCCAACAGAAGTGTGTTTCGCCCAGGTTTTCGTCAGGCATcgctttataatatatttctctcttggCGGCTGAGAGAGACTCCCTCGGAgtctcgtttctctctctctcgaaataATCGAATGAAACGCCGATGCGCTTCGTGCCTGAGAGACTTCCGCGggtgtacatattatatataagcttTCGTTGTCAAGtatatttcacaaattaatGCCGACGAGCCATTAATTGCGAAGCATGCAAATTTCCGAGATTTCCAACGAATATCCAAGGTGTCCGTATAGATTCATGGTCGGTCCAATAATTGTTAAGGTATGGGAGGCGAGATAAATTAGGATATTTTACTCTCAAACATGGCCagagatttattaaatattgtaccGAGCGACGGcagaaattacaattttaaacatatagTACACgctaattacaatatttattacatgcGTTCTTTGAAAACGTCGATGAAATTATGTCTCGAAAAAACATGCGATGATTATTAGAATTTCATGTCAAGCTTCCATATTGATCAGAAAATAtgtcgataaataaatactgtgtattttaaacaaagagaaaattaataccATAACTCTGATTGAGTTGTCCAAACAATGAGCGCTTGAAGTGCAATGTATTGGATAACGTCCGATATGCGGTTGAATAATCTAAAGCTTGACGGGAAGCACGAAACGATTTAATCTGAATCTCCTTCGCAGGCCTACGGAGGACTTGCCGGTAGCAATTAATTCCAGTCACCGGAGCGCCGACAAATTGTATCAGGAAGCCGAACGGCTGGGTAAGTCTGGCGGCGATTGCGTCCTAACGTATCCGGATTGCACCGAGTCGCCGTTGGAATcatttacagaaattatatttccttAAGTAATCAAATTGTTGCGAACCATCTTTACTCCCTTCAGGATTAGGACACGCTCGAATTTTGTTTACGCGTTTAATTACGCATGTCATTTTTGCAATGTTTATCAGTACGAATCTTAATGCGCCAAGCAACGCGGTCTTTTTTGACGAGATTGCATTCTCAGAAAACGGATGAGACGAATGACATACTTTTGTTACGAGGTAAATTTGATCTGTGCGTTCATGCGAATGTGGATGACGATGTGGGAACTTTCAGTTTGCAAACAGTTACGTATCCCGATCGTAACAAATgaagttgaaaattgaaaaaaaaagtgctTTAAATATAGCAGCAACAATTGAGTATTGTTCTTGTTTGTGTGGATGTGACACGTGTCGTTCCATTCTCGTAGATATTTCAGTTTAAGCCGTGAACTTAAAACGAAAAATCTATTGTAtaacagtttaaaaaataaaatatttataatttataataaatataaaataataaatgcgaTAACTGTGCAGGAGCcctgatatttttaaagtcCCCAACTTTGTATACAATTCCTCCATGTTTATATCTGTATTTGTGAAGTATACATGAAAATtgatatgtaggtatataatttgattaaaatcgCTAGAGAACATGtacacaatttattatttatattcgaaTTAACTATAAATGAAGATGTTTTCAggattaatgtatttttaggACATCATCGCACGATTCAAATTCCAgcgaatacattttattagaaaatacattataattttaatatttatcttttgataaaaatttcttatttatacatgtatgtgtgtgaACGAACATACTACTTGTAGTTACATATACtacgtatatatgtaagaCGTACTTGCTCAAGGAACGACTATGAATAACGTCCATTCGCTCGGTGCGACGATCAAGTGACCGTGTTCTGTCGCAGCCTTGCGAAACGAGGGATGGAGGAGGGTGCTAAGTAAATTTCGCTGTCGGGTCTCGCCGTAAGATAGCTTGGAAGAGCGATATATACGACGCTCGATTTCTTCTCTCCTACGTGTCTGCCGAGACTCTTTATCTGGATTCGTAAATACCGCCGGCATCACGCTCCGCTTCACCCTCACCTCCTCTCGTTCTTCCGCGGCCCCCGTTCTTATCCTCCCTTTCCCTTCCGCCCTCTTTCGTGCCTCGTGCCCCATATCTTTCGATGTCTTTTCCTTCCGCGTGTCTCGCATCGtcgaaaaaattatacgtatcTGGAAACTTCATGCATGGGCACGAAGACGCCTGCGAGAGAGACGATCCGCGGAGCGGATGGCGATAGCTCCTCCGCTGGACGATGATGGAGCACGCCCAGTCACGCACTTTCGCGTGTCAGCCGCGCACATGTACCGAGTGCCCTAGAATCGGCAGGAAGTGGACCCATAATGTTATCCCCTGATGCGAGATTCAAAGCGAGTGTTTGATGTCGAAAACGATTTTTCGAGTTAGTTTGCGGACTGTAAGCTTTATGAAGAGATCatattcttcaattaatttcaaggGAACTTTAACAAGAGCTTTATTTCAGGTTTAATACGATACAGATGTATCGTAttgaaaattggaaatttgataaataacaaTTGCACGCTCCAAATCCTCGctaacgataaataattctatacgATACTGCTTAAACGTATGTGTTCAACACCAACGGA is from Temnothorax longispinosus isolate EJ_2023e chromosome 10, Tlon_JGU_v1, whole genome shotgun sequence and encodes:
- the LOC139820232 gene encoding LOW QUALITY PROTEIN: uncharacterized protein (The sequence of the model RefSeq protein was modified relative to this genomic sequence to represent the inferred CDS: inserted 2 bases in 1 codon; deleted 1 base in 1 codon), with the protein product MRARSRFTRLPRLRETHYRVTTNXPSTAISWNKRTFAHGSLTDDPMVGANYLGTERGMGIGYVRDEPRFPTTLHRRRRCSTFAMSRLLFWVFSTVGLWANFWCCRAILLYPENTLLQFTLGISMPVAMTKRGGIAFSSGFQLNYALPWNLSQFEPTIIPARHIRDLDLQETYVAIENLLDEHGWRDGRQCLLRTICELGETPLHRTQQDILGEVIHLILTPTEDLPVAINSSHRSADKLYQEAERLGKSGGDCVLTYPDCTESPLESFTEIIFP